One Meleagris gallopavo isolate NT-WF06-2002-E0010 breed Aviagen turkey brand Nicholas breeding stock chromosome 11, Turkey_5.1, whole genome shotgun sequence genomic region harbors:
- the B3GALNT1 gene encoding UDP-GalNAc:beta-1,3-N-acetylgalactosaminyltransferase 1: MHTIPLKWIFFFLLIFSVVTMWYITFPSNVVVEHVNSMYFYEYEPIYKQAYLFTSRQHLKCKDINPFLVILVSSRPKDVKSRQAIRITWGSESFWWGHRVLTLFLLGQETETEDNSAALSVEDEIILYGDIIRQDFMDTYNNLTLKTIMAFRWVTEFCSNARFIMKTDTDVFINTGNLVKFLLKFNSSESIFTGYPLIDNVAYRGFYQKTYISYDEYPFKFYPPYCSGMGYVLDGKLALRIYELMGHIKPIKFEDVYVGICLNILKVNISIPEGNQQFFIDKINFDICKYRRLIAVHGIMPSEMIRFWKDLSSVISVTCL, encoded by the coding sequence ATGCATACGATCCCATTAAAAtggatctttttctttcttctcatatTTTCTGTCGTAACCATGTGGTACATTACTTTTCCTTCAAACGTTGTGGTTGAACATGTGAACAGCATGTATTTCTATGAGTATGAACCAATTTACAAACAAGCCTACCTCTTCACATCGCGTCAACACTTGAAATGCAAAGACATAAACCCGTTTCTGGTCATCCTGGTGTCTTCGAGACCTAAGGACGTGAAGTCAAGACAAGCCATAAGGATAACATGGGGATCTGAAAGCTTCTGGTGGGGACACCGAGTTCTAACCCTGTTCTTACTAGGTCAGGAAACGGAAACAGAGGACAATTCTGCAGCACTCTCAGTAGAAGATGAAATCATACTCTATGGTGACATAATTCGCCAAGATTTTATGGACACATACAACAATCTTACCTTGAAAACCATCATGGCGTTCAGATGGGTGACTGAATTCTGTTCTAATGCTAGATTCATCATGAAGACGGATACCGATGTCTTCATCAACACTGGTAACTTAGTGAAGTTCCTTCTGAAGTTCAACTcctcagaaagcatttttacaGGCTATCCTCTTATAGATAACGTTGCCTATAGAGGCTTTTACCaaaaaacatacatttcttATGATGAATATCCATTCAAGTTTTATCCTCCATACTGCAGTGGAATGGGTTATGTACTGGATGGAAAACTGGCTCTGAGGATTTATGAATTGATGGGTCATATCAAACCTATAAAGTTTGAGGACGTTTATGTTGGAATTTGCTTAAATATTCTTAAGGTGAACATCAGTATTCCAGAAGGTAATCAACAATTCTTTAttgataaaattaattttgatatCTGTAAGTACCGACGCTTGATTGCAGTGCATGGCATTATGCCAAGTGAAATGATCAGGTTCTGGAAGGATTTGTCATCCGTCATTTCAGTTACTTGCCTCTGA
- the ARL14 gene encoding ADP-ribosylation factor-like protein 14, producing MGLHITKHSKVKQANILMLGLDSAGKSTLLYKFKSDDVFLTIPTIGFNVDMIETGRDFTLTFWDVGGQQKMRQLWCNFLENAEGLVYVVDSADKQRLEESKKEFELLLKNESIKNVPVIVLANKQDLPGALNAEEITRRFHVKKYCCDRNWYVQPCCAITGEGLSEALQRLTAFAKHYSRSKEISTSFKQNEKS from the coding sequence ATGGGCCTCCACATCACCAAGCACTCCAAAGTAAAACAAGCTAATATACTGATGTTAGGACTTGATTCTGCAGGGAAATCTACTCTGCTGTACAAGTTCAAGTCTGATGACGTTTTTCTAACAATTCCAACAATTGGTTTTAATGTCGATATGATCGAAACTGGGAGAGATTTTACACTGACTTTTTGGGATGTTGGAGGACAACAGAAAATGAGACAGCTTTGGTGCAATTTCCTGGAAAATGCAGAAGGACTCGTGTATGTTGTGGACAGCGCTGATAAGCAACGTCTAGAGGAAtcaaagaaagaatttgaaCTCCTTTTAAAGAATGAATCTATAAAAAACGTACCGGTCATCGTGCTAGCAaacaagcaggatttgcccgGAGCTTTAAATGCTGAGGAAATAACCAGGAGATTCCACGTGAAGAAGTACTGCTGTGACAGAAATTGGTACGTACAGCCCTGCTGTGCTATCACGGGAGAAGGTTTGTCAGAAGCTCTCCAAAGATTGACTGCATTTGCAAAACACTACAGCAGATCAAAGGAGATCTCTACAAGTtttaagcaaaatgaaaaaagttaa